Proteins encoded together in one Thermomonospora curvata DSM 43183 window:
- a CDS encoding phosphoadenylyl-sulfate reductase, with translation MPPTTVVATSTDRPALDLRDVADSAAQALEGASALEIVRWAVATFGDRICLTSSMSDAALIHLVSKVKPGIDVLFVDTGYHFAETIGTRDAVEAVYPVNVINVTPTRTVAEQEAALGPRLYGRNPDLCCHLRKVEPLSRALEGYMAWFSGIRREETPSRRDRKVVEWDGRRGMVKVNPILNWTQQEMDDYIADNGVLVNPLHYDGYPSIGCAPCTRPVAPGEDPRSGRWAGLGKTECGIHL, from the coding sequence ATGCCCCCCACGACCGTTGTGGCGACCTCGACCGACCGGCCGGCCCTCGACCTGCGCGACGTCGCCGACTCGGCGGCCCAGGCACTGGAGGGCGCCTCTGCACTGGAGATCGTCCGCTGGGCGGTGGCGACGTTCGGCGACCGCATCTGCCTGACCTCCTCCATGTCGGACGCGGCGCTGATCCACCTGGTCTCCAAGGTCAAGCCGGGCATCGACGTGTTGTTCGTCGACACCGGCTACCACTTCGCCGAGACCATAGGCACCCGCGACGCCGTCGAGGCGGTCTACCCGGTCAACGTCATCAACGTGACCCCCACCCGCACGGTCGCCGAGCAGGAGGCCGCGCTCGGGCCGCGGCTGTATGGGCGCAACCCGGACCTGTGCTGCCATCTGCGCAAGGTCGAGCCGCTGAGCCGGGCGCTGGAGGGCTACATGGCCTGGTTCAGCGGGATCCGCCGGGAGGAGACCCCCAGCCGCCGCGACCGCAAGGTCGTCGAATGGGACGGCCGGCGCGGCATGGTCAAGGTCAACCCGATTCTCAACTGGACGCAGCAGGAGATGGACGACTACATCGCCGACAACGGGGTGCTGGTCAACCCGCTGCACTACGACGGCTACCCGTCCATCGGCTGCGCCCCGTGCACCCGCCCGGTGGCGCCGGGCGAAGATCCGCGCAGCGGCCGGTGGGCCGGGTTGGGCAAGACCGAATGCGGCATTCACCTTTGA
- a CDS encoding isovaleryl-CoA dehydrogenase — translation MATTHEVFNQAPPLEDYDLADDPALLEGLEREGAGWASAEVHELGRLAGTRRAQEWGRLANEYPPVLRTHDRYGHRIDEVEYHPAWHELMTVAVTHGLHAAPWADSREGAHVARAAKFYVWRVDAGHGCPISMTYSVVPALRHNPELAAQYEPLLVQRTYDFGLRPPLTKAALLAGMSMTEKQGGSDVRANTTTATPQPDGSYRLVGHKWFTSAPMCDIFLVLAQAPGGLTCFLLPRVLPDGSLNPMRIMRLKDKLGNRSNASSEIEYEDAVAWRVGEEGRGVRTIIEMVNSTRLDCLIGAAAGMRQGVTVAAHHAAHRKAFGAYLIDQPLMRNVLADLAVESEAATTLMMRLAGAADRAIRGDAAEAAFKRLALAVGKYWVTKRWPAHAAEALECLGGNGYAEESGMPRLFRESPLNSIWEGSGNVAALDALRAMAKQPQCLEAFFAEVEQAAGADRHLDAAIRRAKDSLTDTATLELRTRRVAELLTLVLQASLLVRYGHPAVADAFCVSRLGGDWGGAFGTLPAGLDLGPIIERATPKAG, via the coding sequence ATGGCCACGACGCATGAAGTGTTCAACCAGGCCCCTCCGCTGGAGGACTACGACCTCGCCGACGACCCCGCGCTGCTGGAGGGGCTGGAGCGCGAGGGCGCCGGCTGGGCGTCCGCCGAAGTGCACGAGCTGGGCCGGCTGGCCGGCACCCGCCGGGCCCAGGAGTGGGGGCGGCTGGCCAACGAGTACCCGCCGGTCCTGCGCACGCACGACCGCTACGGCCACCGCATCGACGAGGTGGAGTACCACCCGGCCTGGCATGAGCTGATGACCGTGGCCGTCACCCACGGCCTGCACGCCGCCCCTTGGGCCGACTCACGCGAAGGCGCGCACGTGGCGCGGGCCGCCAAGTTCTACGTCTGGCGGGTGGACGCCGGTCACGGCTGCCCGATCTCCATGACCTACTCGGTCGTCCCCGCGCTGCGGCACAACCCCGAGCTGGCCGCCCAGTACGAGCCGCTGCTCGTCCAGCGCACCTACGACTTCGGGCTGCGTCCCCCGCTGACCAAGGCCGCGCTGCTGGCGGGCATGTCGATGACCGAAAAGCAGGGCGGCTCGGACGTGCGCGCCAACACCACCACCGCCACGCCCCAGCCGGACGGCTCCTACCGGCTGGTCGGGCACAAGTGGTTCACCAGCGCCCCGATGTGCGACATCTTCCTGGTGCTGGCCCAGGCGCCGGGCGGGCTGACCTGCTTTTTGCTGCCGCGGGTGCTGCCGGACGGCTCGCTCAACCCGATGCGGATCATGCGGCTGAAGGACAAGCTGGGCAACCGCTCCAACGCCTCTTCGGAGATCGAGTACGAGGACGCGGTGGCCTGGCGGGTCGGCGAGGAGGGCCGGGGCGTGCGGACCATCATCGAGATGGTCAACTCCACCCGGCTGGACTGCCTGATCGGCGCGGCGGCCGGCATGCGCCAGGGGGTGACCGTCGCCGCCCACCACGCCGCCCACCGCAAGGCGTTCGGCGCCTACCTGATCGACCAGCCGCTGATGCGCAACGTGCTGGCCGACCTGGCGGTGGAGTCGGAGGCCGCCACCACGCTGATGATGCGGCTGGCCGGGGCCGCCGACCGGGCCATCCGCGGGGACGCCGCCGAGGCGGCCTTCAAGCGGCTGGCGCTGGCGGTGGGCAAGTACTGGGTGACCAAGCGCTGGCCGGCGCACGCCGCCGAGGCGCTGGAGTGCCTGGGCGGCAACGGGTACGCCGAGGAGTCGGGCATGCCGCGGCTGTTCCGCGAGTCCCCGCTGAACTCCATCTGGGAGGGCTCGGGCAACGTCGCCGCGCTGGACGCGCTGCGGGCCATGGCCAAACAGCCGCAGTGCCTGGAGGCGTTCTTCGCCGAGGTCGAGCAGGCCGCAGGCGCCGACCGCCACCTGGATGCGGCGATCCGCCGGGCCAAGGACAGCCTCACCGACACCGCCACCCTGGAGCTGCGCACCCGGCGCGTCGCCGAGCTGCTGACGCTGGTGCTGCAGGCGTCCCTGCTGGTCAGGTACGGCCACCCGGCCGTCGCCGACGCCTTTTGCGTCTCCCGCCTGGGCGGCGACTGGGGCGGGGCCTTCGGCACGTTGCCGGCCGGGCTGGATCTGGGCCCGATCATCGAGCGGGCGACCCCGAAGGCGGGCTGA
- a CDS encoding sirohydrochlorin chelatase produces MRHSPLIRTGRPVPLVAVAHGSRDPRSALTVARLLAAVRRRRPGLPVLASYLDHAPPSPDRVLRGLQEDAAVVLPLLLTAAYHSKIDIPGVLAGVRTARPRLHMRLAGTLGPHPLLIAALERRLAEAGVPIGDPDTAVVLVAAGSSDPAANATVAGLAHGWRAAGWWNVVPAFASAARPLPADAVASLLAAGAPRVAVASYFLAPGHFADKVHAESLAAGAAVVSDVLGDAPELAEVVLHRYDECLAGAGEAAAV; encoded by the coding sequence ATGCGGCATTCACCTTTGATCCGCACCGGCCGGCCGGTGCCGCTGGTGGCGGTGGCGCACGGCAGCAGGGACCCGCGGAGTGCGCTGACCGTGGCGCGGCTGCTGGCGGCGGTCCGCCGCCGGCGGCCGGGCCTGCCGGTGCTGGCCTCCTATCTCGACCACGCCCCGCCCTCCCCCGACCGGGTGCTGCGGGGCCTGCAGGAGGACGCGGCGGTGGTGCTGCCGCTGCTGCTGACGGCGGCCTACCACAGCAAGATCGACATTCCCGGGGTGCTGGCGGGGGTGCGCACCGCCCGGCCCCGGCTGCACATGCGGCTGGCCGGCACGCTGGGACCGCATCCGCTGCTGATCGCCGCGCTGGAGCGGCGCCTGGCCGAGGCCGGGGTGCCGATCGGCGACCCGGACACCGCGGTGGTGCTGGTGGCGGCCGGCTCCAGCGACCCGGCGGCCAACGCCACCGTGGCGGGCCTGGCCCACGGCTGGCGGGCGGCCGGCTGGTGGAACGTGGTCCCGGCGTTCGCCTCGGCGGCCCGCCCCCTGCCGGCCGACGCGGTGGCCTCGCTGCTGGCCGCCGGTGCGCCCCGGGTGGCGGTGGCCTCCTACTTCCTGGCCCCCGGCCACTTCGCCGACAAGGTCCACGCCGAGTCGCTGGCCGCCGGCGCCGCCGTGGTCTCCGATGTGCTGGGCGATGCGCCCGAGCTGGCCGAGGTGGTGCTGCACCGCTACGACGAGTGCCTGGCCGGCGCCGGGGAGGCCGCGGCGGTCTGA
- a CDS encoding DUF1707 SHOCT-like domain-containing protein, which produces MEHLTPHPRRPLPPGSVRASDAEREAVVERLRIASVEGRLTFAELTERTAAAYAAVTRGELEKVVEDLPGVGAPGAEPAPSLVSRRFTAVLGDVREHIVGRIEEELNLLSVLGDIVLDLRDAQVPRGEVAIAAVAVLGDIKVVVPDGVQVQMSGYAVLGDRRVSLRRPAAGRAAPVVRVCAHCVLGDIEIVDGEHDAAAGRSVRDW; this is translated from the coding sequence ATGGAACACCTCACCCCGCATCCGCGGCGTCCGCTCCCGCCGGGTTCGGTGCGCGCCTCGGACGCCGAGCGGGAGGCCGTCGTGGAACGGCTGCGGATCGCCTCGGTGGAGGGACGGCTGACGTTCGCCGAGCTGACCGAGCGCACCGCCGCCGCCTACGCCGCCGTCACCCGCGGGGAGCTGGAGAAGGTCGTCGAGGACCTGCCGGGGGTGGGCGCCCCCGGCGCCGAACCCGCCCCCAGCCTGGTCAGCCGCCGCTTCACCGCCGTGCTGGGCGATGTGCGCGAGCACATCGTCGGCCGTATCGAAGAGGAGCTGAACCTGCTGTCGGTGCTGGGCGACATCGTGCTCGACCTGCGGGACGCCCAGGTGCCGCGCGGCGAGGTCGCCATCGCGGCCGTGGCGGTGCTGGGCGACATCAAGGTCGTCGTGCCGGACGGGGTGCAGGTGCAGATGAGCGGCTATGCGGTGCTGGGCGACCGCCGGGTGAGCCTGCGCCGGCCCGCGGCCGGCCGGGCCGCCCCGGTGGTGCGGGTGTGCGCCCACTGCGTGCTGGGCGACATCGAGATCGTCGACGGCGAGCACGACGCCGCGGCCGGCCGCTCCGTGCGCGACTGGTGA
- a CDS encoding nitrite/sulfite reductase, which yields MPPSVRRKRGEGQWALGYREPLNKNEETKKNDDGLNVRRRIIDIYSKTGFDSIDPADLRGRFRWYGLYTQRRPGIDGGKTGALPDEELDDRYFMLRIRIDGGQLDTRQLRVIADISNRYGRGTADVTDRQNIQLHWVEIENVPAIWEALEAVGLTTTEACGDTPRVIIGCPLAGIAADEVIDATPQIRDVRDRYIGSPEFSNLPRKFKSAISGCSSQCTVPEINDVAFVGVVNDAGEAGYQLLVGGGLSTNPMFAQSLGVFVRPEQVHEVWKGVTSVFRDYGYRRLRSRARLKFLVKDWGAEKFRQVLEQEYLGYALPDGPEPAAPLPHRDHVGIHRQKDGNYYVGFAPKVGRLNGDLLKVIADLADEYGSGRVRTTAEQKMVILDVPEARTEELAAELARHDLQVRPSVFRRQTMACTGIEYCKLAIVETKQRGMDLIEELEKRLPDFDQPLSININGCPNACARIQVADIGLKGQLVVDESGEQVEGFQIHLGGRVGASFGRKVRGLKTTADGLADYVERVVRKYDEQRAEGESFADWVHRADEADLQ from the coding sequence GTGCCACCCAGTGTGAGGCGCAAGCGAGGCGAGGGCCAGTGGGCCCTGGGCTATCGCGAGCCGTTGAACAAGAACGAAGAGACCAAGAAGAACGATGACGGCCTGAACGTCCGCCGGCGGATCATCGACATCTACTCCAAGACCGGCTTCGACTCCATCGACCCGGCCGACCTGCGCGGCCGGTTCCGCTGGTACGGCCTGTACACCCAGCGCCGGCCCGGCATCGACGGCGGCAAGACCGGTGCGCTGCCGGACGAGGAGCTCGACGACCGCTACTTCATGCTGCGGATCCGCATCGACGGCGGCCAGCTCGACACCCGCCAGCTGCGCGTCATCGCCGACATCTCCAACCGGTACGGCCGCGGCACCGCCGACGTCACCGACCGGCAGAACATCCAGCTGCACTGGGTGGAGATCGAAAACGTCCCGGCGATCTGGGAGGCGCTGGAGGCGGTCGGGCTGACCACCACCGAGGCCTGCGGCGACACCCCCCGGGTGATCATCGGCTGCCCGCTGGCCGGGATCGCCGCCGATGAGGTGATCGACGCCACGCCGCAGATCCGCGACGTGCGCGACCGCTACATCGGCAGCCCGGAGTTCTCCAACCTGCCGCGCAAGTTCAAAAGCGCCATCTCCGGCTGCAGCTCCCAGTGCACCGTGCCGGAGATCAACGACGTGGCGTTCGTCGGCGTGGTCAACGACGCCGGGGAGGCCGGCTACCAGCTGCTGGTGGGCGGCGGGCTGTCCACCAACCCGATGTTCGCCCAGAGCCTGGGCGTGTTCGTGCGGCCCGAGCAGGTGCACGAGGTCTGGAAGGGCGTCACCTCGGTCTTCCGCGACTACGGCTACCGGCGGCTGCGCAGCCGCGCCCGGCTGAAGTTCCTGGTCAAGGACTGGGGCGCCGAGAAGTTCCGGCAGGTGCTGGAGCAGGAGTACCTGGGGTACGCCCTGCCGGACGGCCCCGAGCCGGCCGCGCCGCTCCCCCACCGCGACCACGTGGGGATCCACCGGCAAAAGGACGGCAACTACTACGTCGGGTTCGCGCCCAAGGTCGGCCGGCTCAACGGCGACCTGCTGAAGGTGATCGCCGACCTGGCCGACGAGTACGGCTCGGGCCGGGTGCGCACCACCGCCGAGCAGAAGATGGTCATCTTGGACGTGCCCGAGGCGCGCACCGAGGAGCTGGCCGCCGAGCTGGCCCGGCACGACCTGCAGGTCCGCCCGTCGGTGTTCCGGCGGCAGACGATGGCCTGCACCGGCATCGAGTACTGCAAGCTGGCGATCGTCGAGACCAAGCAGCGCGGCATGGACCTGATCGAGGAGCTGGAAAAGCGCCTCCCCGACTTCGACCAGCCGCTGTCGATCAACATCAACGGCTGCCCCAACGCCTGCGCCCGCATCCAGGTCGCCGACATCGGCCTCAAGGGCCAGCTGGTGGTGGACGAAAGCGGCGAGCAGGTGGAGGGCTTCCAGATCCACTTGGGCGGCCGGGTCGGCGCCTCCTTCGGGCGCAAGGTCCGCGGCCTGAAGACCACCGCCGACGGTCTGGCCGACTACGTCGAGCGGGTGGTGCGCAAATACGACGAGCAGCGCGCCGAGGGCGAGAGCTTCGCCGACTGGGTGCACCGGGCCGACGAGGCCGACCTGCAGTAG